A window of the Harmonia axyridis chromosome 5, icHarAxyr1.1, whole genome shotgun sequence genome harbors these coding sequences:
- the LOC123680926 gene encoding uncharacterized protein LOC123680926 encodes MCLGVVASAVRAEWVDDLYSSRGLDLGGGFSIQLENHNASDKASFLEKNTVKMSFANYGLSIAKDVDKNFIELDLLRQDPGKGRAQKMGNMILPAVIGFKAAGITSAILFTMKVLVIKAFMVAKFALLISSAIFVKKFFFHEHHHEPTYVEIEHHEPETHPIFLGHEGGNEGHGTTNYLAYANYVPSAAAQTQVVNYAVEAPVANYSGTGQQQIIVPIAAKRADSKRLPKLPLYTIRKYTAKSI; translated from the exons ATGTGTTTGGGTGTTGTTGCATCTGCCGTACGAGCAGAATGGGTGGATGATTTGTACTCTTCCAGGGGTTTGGACTTAGGGGGTGGTTTTTCCATCCAGCTGGAAAATCACAACGCGTCTGACAAAGCGTCGTTCTTGGAGAAAAACACGGTGAAGATGAGTTTCGCCAACTATGGATTGTCGATAGCCAAGGACGTGGATAAGAATTTTATAGAGTTGGATTTGTTGCGGCAGGATCCTGGAAAAG GGAGAGCCCAAAAGATGGGCAATATGATACTTCCGGCAGTAATTGGATTCAAGGCGGCTGGGATTACTTCCGCCATATTGTTTACGATGAAAGTGCTGGTGATTAAGGCGTTTATGGTGGCCAAATTCGCGCTACTGATTTCATCGGCTATTTTTGTCAAGAAGTTCTTCTTCCACGAGCACCACCACGAGCCGACGTACGTGGAGATTGAACATCACGAGCCAGAAACTCATCCGATATTCCTCGGCCATGAGG GTGGAAACGAAGGCCATGGAACCACAAATTACCTAGCCTACGCCAACTACGTACCAAGTGCAGCAGCCCAAACACAAGTGGTGAACTACGCTGTCGAAGCACCAGTAGCAAATTACTCTGGCACTGGTCAGCAGCAGATTATTGTACCAATTGCTGCTAAAAGAGCTGATAGCAAGAGATTACCAAAGCTACCACTGTACACCATCAGGAAATACACAGCGAAAAGTATTTAG